A single region of the Neisseria zoodegmatis genome encodes:
- a CDS encoding YihY family inner membrane protein — protein sequence MLNLPWLQAVRESRLGGFALFVLKRFNEIRVPQVSASLTFTTLLALVPVLTVTLAVVSAFPMFDSLSASFVNFVNQTVVPQGVDTVFEYMNEFKQKASQLTVIGVIMLGVTSLMLIQTIDQTFNRIWRVNTQRPLVMQFLVYWALLTLGPLALGIGGSLWSAMLQYNLFKSDFSFLSGVVRVTASVLFSMFLLWLLYRLVPNRFVPARHALIGAAITAVLLEAARYGFAWYISTFNGYTLIYGAFAAIPFFLLWLNLLWMLVLSGAVLTASLSYWHGEAFRRGVDARGRFDDVLKILLLLNEAQKEGRALKVQDIRPSINMGYDELGELLEKLARHGYVYQGKQGWVLKTKAEAIELKDLFKLFVYRPTALNKDHVNVAVADLMEPCLETLDITLAEFDAAAHSEA from the coding sequence ATGCTTAATTTGCCGTGGTTGCAAGCCGTGCGTGAATCGCGTTTGGGCGGTTTTGCCCTGTTTGTGCTGAAACGCTTCAACGAAATACGCGTGCCGCAGGTGTCTGCAAGCCTCACATTTACAACGCTGCTGGCGCTGGTGCCGGTGCTGACCGTTACTTTGGCCGTGGTTTCGGCCTTTCCGATGTTCGACAGCCTTTCGGCTTCTTTTGTGAACTTCGTCAATCAAACCGTGGTGCCGCAAGGTGTGGATACGGTGTTTGAGTACATGAACGAATTTAAGCAAAAGGCGAGCCAGCTCACGGTGATCGGTGTGATTATGCTGGGCGTAACGTCGCTGATGCTGATTCAAACCATCGACCAAACCTTCAACCGCATCTGGCGCGTAAACACGCAAAGGCCGCTGGTGATGCAGTTTTTGGTGTATTGGGCTTTGCTGACGCTGGGGCCTTTGGCTTTGGGCATCGGCGGTTCGCTGTGGTCGGCGATGCTGCAATACAATCTGTTTAAATCGGATTTTTCTTTCCTTTCCGGCGTGGTGCGCGTTACGGCTTCGGTGCTGTTCAGCATGTTTTTGCTGTGGCTGCTTTACCGCCTCGTGCCCAACCGCTTCGTGCCCGCCCGCCATGCCTTAATCGGTGCGGCCATCACGGCGGTGCTGCTCGAAGCCGCCCGCTACGGCTTTGCGTGGTATATCAGCACGTTTAACGGCTATACCTTGATTTACGGTGCATTTGCCGCGATTCCTTTCTTCCTGCTGTGGCTGAATCTTTTGTGGATGCTGGTGTTGTCCGGCGCGGTGCTGACGGCATCGTTATCCTACTGGCACGGCGAGGCGTTCCGCCGCGGCGTGGATGCGCGCGGCCGTTTCGACGACGTGCTGAAAATCCTGCTGCTGCTCAACGAGGCTCAAAAAGAAGGCCGTGCTTTGAAGGTGCAGGATATCCGCCCGTCTATCAATATGGGTTACGACGAATTGGGCGAGCTGCTCGAAAAGCTGGCGCGCCACGGCTATGTTTATCAAGGCAAGCAGGGATGGGTGCTGAAAACCAAAGCCGAAGCCATCGAATTGAAAGATTTGTTCAAGCTGTTTGTGTACCGCCCCACTGCGCTCAACAAAGACCATGTTAACGTGGCAGTAGCCGACTTGATGGAACCCTGCTTGGAAACACTGGATATTACGCTGGCCGAGTTTGATGCCGCGGCACACAGCGAAGCCTAA
- a CDS encoding YnfA family protein, with protein MLKTLLLFVATALTEIVGCYLPYVWLRQNGSPWLLLPAAMSLAAFAWLLTLHPTASGRVYAAYGGVYISMALLWLWAVDGVKPHITDWIGVALCLSGMAVIMAGARQ; from the coding sequence ATGCTGAAAACCCTGTTATTGTTTGTGGCTACGGCTTTGACGGAAATTGTCGGCTGCTACCTGCCTTATGTGTGGCTGCGGCAAAACGGTTCGCCGTGGCTTTTGCTGCCCGCCGCGATGAGTTTGGCGGCGTTTGCTTGGCTGCTGACGCTGCACCCGACCGCCAGCGGCAGGGTGTATGCGGCTTACGGCGGCGTGTATATCAGTATGGCGCTGCTGTGGCTGTGGGCGGTGGACGGCGTGAAACCGCACATCACCGACTGGATCGGCGTGGCTTTGTGCCTGAGTGGTATGGCGGTGATTATGGCGGGCGCGCGGCAGTAG
- a CDS encoding DEAD/DEAH box helicase, whose protein sequence is MNPTFSSLGLGSEIVSALTEQGYETPTPIQAAAIPKALAGHDLLAAAQTGTGKTAAFMLPSLERLKRYATPSTSPAMHPVRMLVLTPTRELADQIDQNVRGYIKNLPLRHTVLFGGVNMDAQTNDLRAGCEIVVATVGRLLDHVKQKNINFSKVEIVVLDEADRMLDMGFIDDIRKIMQMLPKQRQTLLFSATFSPPIRKLAQDFMNSPEQVEVAAQNATNANVEQHVIAVDTMRKRNLLERLIVDLSMNQVIVFCKTKQSVDQVTRDLQRRNIAAQAIHGDKSQQTRLETLNAFKEGSLRVLVATDVAARGLDIAELPFVINYELPTQPEDYVHRIGRTGRAGADGVAISLMDEQEQKMFEAIKELTGNNIEIERIEGFEPSWWGNGAQTAAQPAASGRQPRERAERNERGERGERAPRESRQREGRGERQPDRHNDPGAACGKIAGRNRRSRRERPQCALLQPNYGA, encoded by the coding sequence ATGAACCCAACCTTTTCATCACTCGGCTTAGGCAGCGAAATCGTTTCCGCCCTGACCGAACAGGGCTACGAAACGCCCACCCCCATCCAAGCCGCCGCCATTCCCAAAGCATTGGCCGGCCACGACCTTCTCGCCGCCGCCCAAACCGGCACCGGCAAAACCGCCGCCTTCATGCTGCCCAGCCTCGAGCGGCTGAAACGCTACGCCACCCCCAGCACTTCCCCCGCCATGCACCCCGTGCGCATGCTGGTGCTGACCCCCACCCGTGAATTGGCCGACCAAATCGACCAAAACGTGCGCGGCTATATCAAAAACCTGCCGCTGCGCCACACCGTGCTCTTCGGCGGCGTGAACATGGACGCGCAAACCAACGACCTGCGCGCCGGCTGCGAAATCGTTGTCGCCACCGTCGGCCGCCTGCTCGACCATGTGAAACAGAAAAACATCAATTTCAGCAAAGTCGAAATCGTCGTGCTCGACGAAGCCGACCGTATGCTCGACATGGGCTTTATCGACGACATCCGCAAAATCATGCAGATGCTGCCCAAGCAGCGCCAAACCCTGCTGTTTTCCGCCACCTTCTCCCCGCCCATCCGCAAGCTGGCGCAAGACTTCATGAACAGCCCCGAGCAGGTGGAAGTGGCCGCCCAAAACGCCACCAACGCCAACGTCGAGCAGCACGTTATCGCCGTCGATACCATGCGCAAACGCAACCTGCTCGAGCGCCTGATTGTCGACCTGAGCATGAACCAAGTCATCGTGTTCTGCAAAACCAAACAAAGCGTCGATCAAGTAACCCGCGACCTGCAACGCCGCAACATTGCCGCCCAAGCCATCCACGGCGACAAATCGCAGCAAACCCGCCTCGAAACCCTCAACGCCTTTAAAGAAGGCTCGTTGCGCGTACTCGTCGCCACCGACGTAGCCGCCCGCGGTCTCGACATTGCCGAGCTGCCGTTCGTGATCAACTACGAACTGCCGACCCAGCCCGAAGACTACGTCCACCGCATCGGACGTACCGGACGTGCCGGCGCCGACGGCGTTGCCATCTCGCTGATGGACGAGCAAGAACAAAAAATGTTTGAAGCCATCAAAGAGCTGACCGGCAACAACATCGAAATCGAACGCATCGAAGGCTTCGAGCCGAGCTGGTGGGGCAACGGCGCCCAAACCGCCGCACAGCCCGCCGCTTCAGGCCGCCAGCCGCGCGAACGTGCCGAGCGCAACGAACGCGGTGAACGCGGCGAACGCGCCCCGCGCGAATCCCGCCAGCGCGAAGGCCGCGGCGAACGCCAGCCAGACCGCCACAATGACCCCGGCGCCGCCTGCGGCAAAATTGCCGGACGCAACCGCCGCAGCCGCCGCGAACGCCCGCAATGTGCGTTGTTGCAGCCGAACTACGGTGCCTGA
- the recC gene encoding exodeoxyribonuclease V subunit gamma, giving the protein MLYLYQSNRLEDLAALFTRVHSLQPPENPFEAEEIVVQSQGMRRYLNTYLARETGIAANLNFSLPAGLAWQLMRRFIPGIPALSPFAPEVMRWRLLGLFQSQDFQTASEYLPAREALQSYLDSGNTAAYQLAGQLADIFDQYLVYRPQWIDAWQQGKSMGLGSDENWQAVLWRFLDDGSQHTPHRVGLWRQLLDSLDPQHLPRRYCVFGIATMAPMYLQLLQALAEHCDVHIFALNPSSGYWGNVIEAAQILQQEDDADLSLSGHPLLASLGKQGRDFFDALTDIPKHEISVFDEEPFQTAPPTLLQRLQYDIQTLSMPSENPNGLPQPDLSDGSIQAVSAHSPLRELHILKDKLLQVLDQHPDWQPHDIAVLTPDIEPYSPFIEAVFGQQQAGSRALPYSVSDVKISRRQPLFQALAQALELLESRFEVNLLLPLLENDLVLQRFELTRDDLPLLHDTIAALNVHWGTDEHMRGGTNNLFTWQQGLERLALGWMLPESRHPLWQRISAWHANPNHTAVLSRFSALIRTLTATARLWRQPASVPEWTERIRNLTAALTATDTDGQYAWQQLTQALARWQEEAELAGFSGTLPRQTVIRHIGRFLDSESQAGFLRGGITFCSMVPMRSLPFKMICLLGLNDGDFPRNTKAAAFDLIARHPQKGDRARRDDDRYLFLEAVMSARDILYLSYIGRDIRNDQPLAPSALLGELIDTLAAMTGRSAQELHTHWVKQHPLQPFSHRYFTPESAGSDGLTSTRRDYAEALNRPPEPEAPFFTEPLDDTAAADNTVAHHSFIRFWKNPVRTWLQHTLHWQKPYRDAAWEAAEPFEPQQSARITAEYTAARRHNEDFGRLESRLQAESLLPAGELGALWQNRFQTAAKSLDHTLVTSPKLPPAPYTLAVGAHTLEGSLNHLYRHGQIYFPGQAFKAPEQLAVLLEHLIFCAVRPSETGQYQTHILLPEQPQTLAEIPQQEAVEALQNWLEYYQIGQTRPLPFFPRVNYKAAQEWNKSNDQSKALNEAYKLYHGGTHSAGQKSYPEVALVFGGNEEDPTASTLFWNITADLLAPLIRLTTPPADND; this is encoded by the coding sequence ATGCTTTATCTTTACCAGTCCAACCGCCTCGAAGACTTAGCCGCCCTCTTTACCCGCGTGCACAGCCTGCAACCGCCCGAAAACCCTTTCGAGGCGGAGGAAATCGTGGTGCAGAGCCAAGGGATGCGGCGTTATCTCAACACCTATCTGGCGCGTGAAACCGGTATTGCGGCCAACCTCAATTTCAGCCTGCCCGCCGGCTTGGCGTGGCAGCTGATGCGGCGGTTTATTCCCGGCATTCCCGCGCTTAGCCCGTTTGCCCCCGAAGTGATGCGCTGGCGGCTGCTCGGCCTGTTTCAAAGCCAAGATTTTCAGACGGCCTCCGAATACCTGCCCGCACGCGAAGCCCTGCAAAGCTATCTCGACAGCGGCAACACCGCCGCCTACCAGCTGGCCGGACAACTCGCCGACATTTTCGACCAATACCTCGTGTACCGCCCGCAATGGATAGACGCTTGGCAGCAAGGCAAAAGCATGGGCTTGGGCAGCGACGAAAACTGGCAGGCCGTTTTGTGGCGTTTTCTCGACGACGGCTCGCAGCACACGCCCCACCGCGTCGGCTTGTGGCGGCAGCTGCTCGATTCGCTCGACCCGCAGCACCTGCCCCGCCGCTACTGTGTTTTCGGCATCGCCACCATGGCACCGATGTATCTGCAACTGTTGCAGGCGCTGGCCGAACATTGCGACGTGCACATTTTCGCGCTCAACCCCAGCAGCGGCTATTGGGGCAACGTAATTGAAGCGGCGCAAATCCTCCAACAGGAAGACGATGCCGATTTAAGCCTTTCCGGCCACCCGCTGCTCGCTTCGCTGGGCAAACAGGGGCGCGACTTTTTCGACGCGCTCACCGACATACCCAAACACGAAATTTCCGTATTCGACGAAGAACCTTTTCAGACGGCCCCGCCCACACTGCTTCAGCGTTTGCAATACGACATCCAAACCCTGTCGATGCCGTCTGAAAACCCAAACGGCCTGCCCCAACCGGACTTAAGCGACGGCTCGATACAGGCCGTATCCGCGCACAGCCCCCTGCGCGAACTGCACATTCTCAAAGACAAACTGCTGCAAGTGCTCGATCAGCATCCCGATTGGCAGCCGCACGACATCGCCGTACTCACGCCCGATATCGAACCCTACAGCCCCTTTATCGAAGCCGTGTTCGGGCAACAGCAGGCAGGCAGCCGCGCCCTGCCCTATTCGGTATCCGACGTTAAAATCAGCCGCCGCCAACCCCTGTTTCAAGCACTCGCCCAAGCCCTGGAGCTGCTCGAAAGCCGTTTTGAAGTCAACCTGCTGCTGCCGCTGCTCGAAAACGACCTTGTGCTGCAACGCTTCGAGCTGACCCGCGACGACCTGCCGCTGCTGCACGACACCATCGCCGCACTCAACGTACACTGGGGCACCGACGAACACATGCGCGGCGGCACCAACAACCTGTTTACTTGGCAACAAGGGCTGGAACGCCTCGCCCTCGGCTGGATGCTGCCCGAAAGCCGCCACCCGCTGTGGCAGCGCATCAGCGCATGGCACGCCAACCCCAACCACACCGCCGTACTCAGCCGCTTCAGCGCACTTATCCGCACCCTCACCGCAACCGCCCGCCTGTGGCGGCAACCCGCCTCCGTGCCGGAATGGACGGAACGCATCCGCAACCTTACCGCCGCCCTGACCGCCACCGATACAGACGGCCAATACGCTTGGCAGCAACTTACCCAAGCCCTCGCCCGCTGGCAGGAAGAAGCCGAACTGGCAGGCTTTAGCGGCACCTTGCCGCGCCAAACCGTTATCCGTCACATCGGCCGCTTTCTCGACAGCGAAAGCCAAGCCGGATTTCTACGCGGCGGCATCACCTTTTGCAGCATGGTGCCGATGCGCAGCCTGCCCTTCAAAATGATCTGCCTGCTCGGCCTCAACGACGGCGACTTCCCCCGCAACACCAAAGCCGCCGCCTTCGACCTCATCGCCCGCCACCCGCAAAAAGGCGACCGCGCCCGCCGCGACGACGACCGCTACCTGTTTCTCGAAGCCGTGATGAGCGCGCGCGACATCCTTTACCTTTCCTACATCGGCCGCGACATCCGCAACGACCAGCCCCTCGCCCCCTCCGCCCTGCTCGGCGAACTCATCGACACCCTTGCCGCCATGACCGGCCGTTCCGCGCAAGAGCTGCACACCCATTGGGTGAAACAACACCCGCTGCAACCCTTTTCACACCGCTATTTCACCCCCGAAAGCGCAGGTTCAGACGGCCTTACCAGCACCCGCCGCGACTACGCCGAAGCCCTCAACCGCCCGCCCGAACCCGAAGCTCCGTTCTTCACCGAACCGCTCGACGATACCGCCGCAGCCGACAACACCGTTGCCCACCACAGCTTTATCCGCTTCTGGAAAAACCCCGTACGCACTTGGCTGCAACACACGCTCCACTGGCAAAAACCCTACCGCGACGCCGCATGGGAAGCCGCCGAACCCTTCGAGCCGCAACAAAGCGCGCGCATCACCGCCGAATACACCGCCGCCCGCCGCCACAACGAAGACTTCGGCCGCCTCGAAAGCCGTCTGCAAGCCGAAAGCCTGCTGCCCGCAGGCGAATTGGGCGCACTTTGGCAAAACCGTTTTCAAACCGCCGCCAAATCGCTCGACCACACCTTAGTCACCAGCCCCAAACTGCCGCCCGCGCCCTACACCCTCGCCGTCGGCGCGCACACCCTCGAAGGCAGCCTCAACCATCTTTACCGCCACGGGCAGATTTACTTCCCCGGTCAAGCATTCAAAGCACCCGAACAGCTCGCCGTTTTACTCGAACATCTGATTTTCTGCGCCGTGAGGCCGTCTGAAACCGGGCAATACCAAACCCATATCCTGCTGCCCGAACAACCGCAAACCCTCGCCGAGATTCCACAACAAGAAGCCGTCGAAGCCCTGCAAAACTGGCTGGAGTATTACCAAATCGGCCAAACCCGCCCGCTGCCGTTCTTCCCGCGCGTCAATTACAAAGCTGCCCAAGAATGGAATAAAAGCAACGACCAAAGTAAAGCCTTAAACGAAGCCTATAAGCTTTACCACGGCGGCACGCACTCCGCCGGCCAAAAAAGCTATCCCGAAGTTGCACTGGTGTTCGGCGGCAACGAAGAAGACCCCACCGCCTCCACCCTCTTTTGGAACATCACCGCAGACCTGCTTGCCCCGCTCATCCGACTCACCACCCCGCCGGCAGACAATGATTGA
- a CDS encoding TPM domain-containing protein has translation MEQNKFKRLWQHWLHPRFRVEQHLPTVDLQRISREIGLSEQNHCGQIRFVVESRYPSAEVLRGLDTRTRAWQWFGELGVWNTEMNSGVLVYISFADHAVEIVADRGIAAKVSEQDWQHVCQTMREAFREGAFVAGLENGLREVNAILTEHLPRTDKCDGDNELPDDVVLR, from the coding sequence ATGGAACAAAATAAATTCAAACGCTTATGGCAGCATTGGTTGCACCCGCGCTTCCGAGTGGAGCAGCATTTGCCTACCGTCGATTTGCAGCGCATCAGCCGCGAAATCGGTTTGTCGGAACAAAATCACTGCGGGCAGATACGCTTCGTGGTCGAATCCCGCTACCCCAGTGCCGAAGTGCTGCGCGGTTTGGATACCCGCACCCGCGCATGGCAGTGGTTCGGCGAATTGGGCGTGTGGAATACGGAAATGAACAGCGGCGTGCTGGTGTATATCTCGTTTGCCGACCACGCCGTCGAGATTGTTGCCGACCGCGGCATTGCGGCCAAAGTGAGCGAGCAAGACTGGCAGCACGTTTGCCAAACCATGCGCGAAGCGTTCCGCGAAGGCGCGTTTGTGGCAGGCTTGGAAAACGGTTTGCGCGAAGTGAACGCGATTTTGACCGAACACCTGCCGCGTACCGATAAGTGCGACGGCGACAACGAATTGCCGGACGATGTGGTGTTGAGATAA
- the nfsA gene encoding oxygen-insensitive NADPH nitroreductase produces MSVLPSKPALETALSHRSIRKFTGEPIAPEMLEAVLKAGQAASTSSFMQPVHIVRVTDPELRKQLRAVGANQHYIETCAEFLVFCIDFAKHKKIAGDVQTDWTEMTLMGAIDAGIMAQNVLLTAESLGLGGVYIGCLRDDINATDRILNLPDNVVPLFGMCLGHPAQDPIMRPRMPLPCVVSENGYTPLDSDTYAEYDKVVGDYYQRRSNLDLDFTKQVRATLCKEVRPDILPFLQRKGLAKR; encoded by the coding sequence ATGTCTGTTTTACCGAGCAAACCCGCGTTGGAAACCGCATTGAGCCACCGTTCCATCCGTAAATTCACCGGCGAACCCATCGCCCCCGAAATGCTGGAGGCCGTGCTCAAAGCGGGTCAGGCCGCTTCCACTTCGAGCTTTATGCAGCCCGTACACATCGTGCGCGTTACCGACCCTGAGTTGCGCAAACAGCTGCGCGCGGTCGGTGCCAACCAGCACTATATTGAAACCTGCGCCGAGTTTTTGGTGTTCTGCATCGACTTTGCCAAACACAAAAAAATCGCCGGCGATGTGCAAACCGATTGGACGGAAATGACGCTGATGGGCGCGATTGATGCGGGCATTATGGCGCAAAACGTGCTGTTAACCGCCGAATCGCTGGGCTTGGGCGGCGTATATATCGGCTGCCTGCGCGACGACATCAACGCCACCGACCGCATTTTGAACCTGCCCGATAATGTTGTGCCGCTCTTCGGCATGTGCTTGGGCCATCCCGCACAAGACCCGATTATGCGCCCGCGTATGCCGCTGCCCTGTGTGGTATCGGAAAACGGCTACACGCCGCTGGACAGCGACACTTACGCCGAATACGACAAAGTGGTGGGCGATTACTACCAACGCCGCAGCAATCTGGATTTGGACTTCACCAAACAAGTCCGCGCTACTTTGTGCAAAGAAGTGCGCCCCGACATTTTGCCGTTTCTGCAACGCAAAGGCTTGGCGAAGCGTTAA
- a CDS encoding NCS2 family permease: MNTSQVSFLERVFKLSEHGTNVRTEIIAGFTTFLTMCYIVIVNPSILSITGMDFGAVFVATCISAAIGCFIMGALANYPIALAPGMGLNAYFTFSVVKGMGVPWQVALAAVFVSGIIFILFSFLKLREMLVNALPMSLKMAIAAGIGMFLALIALKGSGIIVASEATLVKMGELYVMDNGIKLPNWPVLLALLGFFLIIVLDYFRVRGAIIISIFTVTLISIVLGLTEFQGIVDPIPSIAPTFMQMDFNGLFNGSLIAVIFVFFLVDLFDSTGTLVGVSHRAGLLVDGKLPRLKKALFADSTAIVAGAALGTSSTTPYIESASGVSAGGRTGLTAITVGVLMLACLWFSPLAKTVPAFATAPALLYIGVQMMRSVIEIEWHDITESAPAFITIAFMPFTYSIADGIAMGFISYAVIKLLCNRTKEVPPMVWIVAVAWAAKFWFLGA, translated from the coding sequence ATGAATACCTCTCAAGTCAGCTTCTTGGAGCGCGTGTTTAAATTAAGCGAACACGGTACCAATGTACGCACCGAGATCATCGCCGGTTTTACCACCTTCCTAACCATGTGCTACATCGTCATCGTCAACCCGAGCATCCTCTCGATTACGGGCATGGATTTCGGCGCGGTGTTTGTGGCCACCTGTATTTCCGCCGCCATCGGCTGCTTCATTATGGGCGCGTTGGCAAACTACCCGATTGCACTGGCGCCGGGCATGGGCTTGAACGCCTACTTTACCTTTTCGGTAGTCAAAGGCATGGGCGTGCCGTGGCAGGTTGCGCTGGCCGCCGTGTTTGTGTCGGGCATCATCTTCATTTTGTTCAGCTTTCTGAAACTGCGTGAAATGCTGGTAAACGCCTTGCCGATGAGCCTGAAAATGGCGATTGCGGCGGGTATCGGCATGTTTTTGGCACTGATTGCCCTCAAAGGCTCGGGCATCATCGTTGCCAGCGAAGCCACTTTGGTAAAAATGGGCGAGCTGTATGTGATGGATAACGGCATCAAACTGCCCAACTGGCCGGTATTGCTGGCCTTGCTGGGCTTTTTCCTGATTATCGTGCTGGATTACTTCCGTGTGCGCGGCGCCATTATCATCAGTATTTTCACCGTTACCCTGATTTCTATTGTATTGGGGCTGACCGAGTTTCAAGGCATTGTCGATCCGATTCCCAGCATCGCCCCGACTTTCATGCAGATGGATTTCAACGGCCTGTTTAATGGCAGCTTGATTGCGGTGATTTTCGTTTTCTTCTTGGTGGACTTGTTCGACAGCACCGGCACGCTGGTAGGCGTTTCACACCGCGCCGGCCTGCTGGTGGACGGCAAACTGCCGCGCCTGAAAAAAGCCCTGTTTGCCGACTCCACCGCCATCGTAGCGGGCGCAGCGTTGGGCACTTCTTCCACCACGCCTTATATCGAAAGCGCGTCGGGCGTATCGGCGGGCGGCCGCACCGGTTTGACCGCCATCACCGTAGGCGTGTTGATGCTGGCCTGCTTGTGGTTCTCGCCGCTGGCCAAAACCGTGCCGGCTTTCGCCACCGCTCCCGCCCTGCTCTACATCGGCGTACAAATGATGCGCAGCGTGATTGAAATCGAGTGGCACGACATCACCGAATCGGCTCCCGCGTTCATCACCATTGCCTTCATGCCGTTCACTTACTCTATTGCCGACGGTATCGCCATGGGCTTTATCAGCTATGCGGTGATCAAACTGCTGTGCAACCGCACCAAAGAAGTGCCGCCGATGGTATGGATTGTTGCCGTGGCTTGGGCAGCTAAATTTTGGTTCTTGGGCGCTTGA
- a CDS encoding TPM domain-containing protein, translating into MQSALQRLGVFLAMMLASVWLFAAELAPVPALTAPVTDTAGMMKPEAREQLNQHLLQYSREKGSQIMVLTVPTIEPETPFDYAARVMEAWQPGRKDVSDGVLLLLVRDERKTHLAVGRGLEGAIPDVYAKRILEDVLRPYLRAGQTDEGIVAAVVQVEKLIAGEGLPEVEPTASYDDEGDGGWMLPFIFPVFVLAGVLCNVLLGRALGSLAIGGLVFVAGLILGWGLVVSILAGLFGVLIAFVRGSNAFISGGGGRGGGGFGGGGFGGGSGGWSSGGGGFSGGGGSFGGGGASGGW; encoded by the coding sequence ATGCAATCTGCACTACAACGCTTGGGCGTGTTTTTGGCGATGATGCTGGCGAGCGTGTGGCTGTTTGCCGCCGAGCTGGCGCCCGTGCCTGCGCTCACCGCGCCGGTTACCGATACGGCGGGCATGATGAAGCCGGAAGCGCGGGAGCAGCTTAATCAGCATCTGCTGCAATACAGCCGCGAAAAAGGCAGTCAGATTATGGTGCTGACCGTGCCGACGATCGAGCCGGAAACGCCGTTTGACTACGCCGCCCGCGTGATGGAAGCGTGGCAGCCCGGCCGTAAAGACGTGAGCGACGGCGTGTTGCTGCTGCTCGTGCGCGACGAACGCAAAACCCATCTTGCCGTGGGGCGCGGTTTGGAAGGCGCAATCCCCGATGTGTACGCCAAGCGTATTTTGGAGGATGTGTTGCGCCCGTATTTGCGCGCGGGGCAAACCGATGAAGGCATCGTGGCGGCGGTGGTGCAGGTGGAAAAACTGATTGCGGGCGAAGGTTTGCCTGAAGTCGAGCCGACTGCTTCTTATGATGACGAAGGCGACGGCGGCTGGATGTTGCCATTCATTTTCCCGGTTTTTGTTTTGGCCGGAGTGTTGTGTAATGTGCTGCTGGGCAGGGCTTTAGGCAGCTTGGCGATAGGCGGGCTGGTATTTGTGGCCGGTTTGATATTGGGCTGGGGATTGGTAGTCAGTATTTTGGCGGGGCTGTTCGGCGTGTTGATAGCTTTTGTACGGGGCAGTAACGCATTTATTTCCGGTGGCGGAGGCCGGGGCGGCGGTGGTTTCGGTGGAGGCGGTTTCGGCGGCGGCTCGGGCGGTTGGAGCAGCGGCGGAGGCGGATTCAGCGGTGGCGGCGGCAGCTTCGGCGGCGGCGGTGCGTCGGGAGGATGGTAA
- the wrbA gene encoding NAD(P)H:quinone oxidoreductase — translation MNPNPLKILVLYYSQHGGTQNLARQIVRGVESVPGCEAVLRTVPKVSTVCEAVEKDVPDSGAPYVSAEDLKNCAGLALGSPTRFGNMAAAVKYFLDGTIPQWLGGELIGKPATVFTSTASMHGGQESTLLTMMLPLLHHGMVISGVPYSETALSSTQTGGTPYGASHVAGQDGKPALSRDEQQIAFTQGKRLAELAVKLAQV, via the coding sequence ATGAACCCAAATCCCTTAAAAATACTGGTTTTGTATTATTCGCAGCACGGCGGCACCCAAAACCTCGCCCGTCAAATCGTGCGCGGCGTTGAGAGCGTGCCCGGTTGCGAAGCCGTATTGCGTACCGTGCCTAAAGTTTCCACCGTGTGCGAAGCGGTGGAAAAAGACGTGCCCGACAGCGGCGCGCCGTATGTGAGCGCTGAAGACTTGAAAAACTGCGCCGGTTTGGCCTTGGGCAGCCCCACCCGTTTCGGCAACATGGCCGCCGCCGTGAAATATTTTCTCGACGGCACCATTCCGCAATGGCTGGGCGGCGAATTGATCGGCAAGCCCGCCACCGTGTTTACCAGCACCGCCAGTATGCACGGCGGGCAGGAATCGACCCTGCTGACCATGATGTTGCCGCTTTTGCATCACGGCATGGTGATCAGCGGCGTGCCATACAGCGAAACCGCACTCAGCAGCACCCAAACCGGCGGCACGCCCTACGGCGCATCGCATGTGGCCGGACAAGACGGCAAACCCGCCTTGAGCCGCGACGAACAGCAGATTGCTTTCACACAAGGCAAACGGTTGGCCGAATTGGCGGTTAAACTGGCGCAAGTGTAA
- a CDS encoding lipoprotein signal peptidase yields the protein MRPRPLQSPHLRCICALCAARSFAYLCDMSALAALLRLELHPHLRVLQSFQAV from the coding sequence ATCAGGCCGAGACCTTTACAAAGCCCCCATCTGCGGTGCATTTGTGCGTTGTGTGCTGCCCGCTCGTTTGCCTATCTGTGTGATATGTCTGCACTCGCTGCGCTGCTACGCCTTGAACTGCATCCACATCTGAGGGTTTTGCAAAGTTTTCAGGCCGTCTGA